The proteins below are encoded in one region of Penicillium psychrofluorescens genome assembly, chromosome: 4:
- a CDS encoding uncharacterized protein (ID:PFLUO_006348-T1.cds;~source:funannotate) translates to MVTLIGVVWAYWMDYGFSFIDSPVQWRFPVGFQLVFSIITIVLVLFLPESPRWLAQHGDHQQSRAVIARLAGRGVLLDDTQVTLIYEEIQEAIRLESEGGPFKYKELLTGGKLQNFRRILLCIGVDGFSQLSGINLITYYAPVIFQSIGLSRNLSLLIAGFNATEYLLASLIPIWIIDRVGRRQLMITGSVGQALSMLVLAICVSDGSKAAGYVACACLFTFNTFFAWGWLTTPWLYAPEVCTLRIRQRGAACASAAFWICNFIVVEITPIAVANIGWRTYILFFCTNAVITPVVYLFFPETTSMPLECADHLFEKGGFTKGAHRGKEHVREVIEQYKFAHRNTISARTIDSPPVEVYEDKTDTKEEYA, encoded by the exons ATGGTTACCCTAATCGGGGTCGTCTGGGCGTACTG GATGGATTATGGCTTCTCCTTCATTGACAGCCCGGTCCAATGGCGATTTCCTGTTGGCTTCCAGCTGGTTTTCTCCATCATCACTATCGTGCTGGTTTTATTCTTACCTGAATCACCCCGGTGGCTTGCTCAGCATGGTGATCACCAACAGTCACGCGCTGTCATTGCACGCTTGGCTGGGCGTGGGGTCCTCTTAGATGACACGCAGGTGACGCTGATCtacgaggagatccaggaaGCTATACGTCTTGAGTCTGAAGGTGGACCTTTCAAGTACAAGGAGCTTTTAACTGGTGGCAAGCTCCAGAACTTCCGTCGTATCCTGCTCTGTATTGGTGTCGACGGCTTCTCTCAGCTTTCCGGTATCAACCTGATCACCTACTACGCACCAGTAATTTTCCAGTCGATCGGTCTCAGCCGTAATCTTTCCCTTCTCATTGCTGGGTTCAACGCAACAGAATATCTTTTGGCGTCGCTGATTCCCATATGGATCATTGATAGGGTCGGCAGAAGACAATTGATGATAACTGGGTCGGTCGGCCAAGCGCTTTCCATGTTGGTGCTCGCTATTTGTGTCAGCGATGGTAGCAAAGCTGCCGGCTATGTTGCCTGCGCTTGCCTATTCAC GTTCAACACGTTTTTCGCCTGGGGCTGGTTGACCACTCCATGGCTGTACGCTCCAGAGGTCTGCACTCTGCGTATTCGCCAAAGGGGTGCAGCCTGTGCGTCTGCCGCCTTTTGGATCTGCAACTTCATCGTTGTCGAAATCACACCCATTGCCGTCGCCAATATCGGCTGGAGGACAtacatcctcttcttctgcaccaACGCTGTGATTACACCGGTCGTGTACCTATTCTTCCCCGAAACTACCAGCATGCCGTTAGAATGCGCCGATCACCTCTTTGAAAAGGGCGGATTCACCAAGGGGGCTCATCGTGGCAAGGAGCATGTCAGAGAGGTCATTGAGCAATACAAGTTCGCTCACCGAAACACCATCTCGGCACGGACAATCGACTCACCTCCCGTGGAGGTCTACGAGGACAAGACGGATACTAAAGAGGAATATGCATAG
- a CDS encoding uncharacterized protein (ID:PFLUO_006349-T1.cds;~source:funannotate) gives MLPPEVQNFAALDLWYAAFTGSVARVESLLAAGVDPNARFEDLPSRFSGVAEDWCSPEKNTHPPIFHLDLSQAPPLLCAAADVYTRGARVKSRQTLTRMTTALLYRGADPYALFRQPIHTFQGRGLFPEEPGVEEFDFEQADFSMAEMFTTELIRKELEFNDLRQQGKRIPAMEDSDYGTDEEYETATEYTPPYPRNYGVRSVIHALFEEALLISPVLSFLGDRDALDIQRRDPESRTLFLAACRSPLGLDASIEATFRSLRADTAAFDSPPERNTLLEWFVSRGADLLAVDKYARNALHQLFNCYHHEAASPPVIDAALKYLIKNCPSLVNQPDIAGFYPIQLAIRRMGLYWPRDNGTPTCRLDSAVDELLSGGADPFVLDAKSNTVLHYLAASLPVETEVLGDEQIRLIRVFLDKGVDAKTRNMDGSSALEIFLRTCQGSGNRSAGPENDTICKEVLEMFEGAGYNLTDTDTSGQTLLHQVARLDSYRAYSWFKALQDKRLDPMAKDKNGRTALDIARENPQWMRRFEREQSTKDQEA, from the coding sequence ATGCTGCCACCCGAAGTGCAGAACTTCGCCGCCTTGGACCTTTGGTATGCGGCTTTCACCGGGTCTGTAGCCAGGGTAGAATCACTTTTGGCCGCCGGGGTCGACCCAAACGCCCGTTTTGAAGACCTACCATCCCGTTTCTCCGGTGTAGCAGAGGACTGGTGCAGTCCGGAAAAGAACACACATCCTCCAATATTTCACTTGGATCTCAGCCAAGCACCTCCACTACTATGTGCCGCTGCGGATGTCTATACCCGTGGCGCTAGAGTTAAGTCAAGGCAAACGCTGACGCGTATGACAACTGCTTTGCTTTACCGCGGTGCAGACCCGTATGCATTATTCCGTCAGCCTATCCATACCTTCCAAGGCCGAGGTCTATTTCCAGAAGAGCCCGGCGTTGAAGAATTCGACTTTGAACAAGCAGACTTCTCGATGGCAGAAATGTTTACTACTGAACTAATACGCAAAGAACTTGAGTTCAACGATCTCCGACAGCAAGGAAAGCGTATTCCTGCAATGGAGGATTCAGACTACGGGACCGATGAAGAATATGAAACAGCCACTGAGTATACGCCCCCGTATCCACGGAACTACGGTGTGCGTAGTGTTATCCACGCATTATTCGAAGAAGCACTCCTCATCTCGCCTGTCTTGAGCTTTCTCGGGGATAGGGACGCGCTAGATATACAACGACGGGACCCTGAGAGTCGTACACTTTTCCTTGCCGCCTGCCGAAGTCCTCTAGGCTTGGATGCCTCAATTGAAGCCACTTTCAGAAGCCTACGGGCAGATACAGCCGCTTTCGATAGCCCACCAGAGCGCAACACACTTCTCGAGTGGTTTGTGTCACGAGGCGCGGATCTCCTTGCTGTGGATAAATATGCCCGGAATGCCCTTCATCAGCTTTTCAACTGCTACCATCATGAAGCGGCCAGTCCCCCAGTTATTGATGCTGCACTGAAATATTTGATCAAAAATTGTCCAAGCTTAGTGAATCAGCCTGATATTGCTGGTTTTTACCCGATTCAGCTTGCGATAAGACGAATGGGTCTTTACTGGCCAAGAGATAATGGGACACCCACCTGCAGACTCGACTCTGCTGTTGATGAACTTCTTTCCGGAGGCGCAGACCCCTTTGTGCTCGACGCTAAAAGCAACACCGTTCTACACTATCTCGCTGCGTCGCTGCCAGTGGAGACCGAAGTATTAGGAGATGAACAAATACGTCTAATACGGGTCTTTCTAGACAAAGGGGTCGACGCTAAAACTCGAAATATGGACGGCTCTTCCGCGCTTGAGATTTTCTTAAGAACATGTCAGGGATCTGGTAACCGCAGTGCTGGTCCTGAAAATGATACGATTTGTAAGGAGGTTCTTGAAATGTTCGAAGGGGCTGGTTACAACCTTACGGATACAGATACCTCTGGGCAGACCCTGTTACATCAAGTCGCGAGGCTCGACTCTTATCGTGCCTACTCATGGTTCAAAGCGCTCCAGGATAAGAGGCTAGATCCGATGGCGAAGGACAAGAACGGGAGGACGGCTCTCGACATCGCCCGCGAGAATCCTCAATGGATGCGGCGATTCGAGCGTGAGCAGAGCAcaaaagatcaagaagccTGA
- a CDS encoding uncharacterized protein (ID:PFLUO_006350-T1.cds;~source:funannotate), with translation MAAKFIPRQIFPHYGSIPRSYFLGHHRAGLTKMKSMLSSIDYVIECRDYRAPITSINPMFEEALGNKRRLVVYTKRDLGSLPKSSARNQIEQKLQRFDTTSATFFVSSSSRPDVSNILKHLRDDAEGPDKLVGCRVLVVGMPNVGKSTLINNLRNQGVGKAKAVRTGGQPGITRKIATPVKIIEREHGSHVYVVDTPGVFMPYVPDAENMLKLALCNCVKDSVISPITLVDYLLYQINLHDAQAYKRWSEPTNEVVPLLDTFARQTGLLGKGGAPILDSAGMHFIQKWRAGELGRFIFDDLEAEKRRLEDPSQPVRLSMTQALKAGRGSRKNGSNTDANDTP, from the exons atggcggccaaGTTCATCCCGCGCCAGATCTTCCCTCATTATGGGTCGATCCCCAGGTCCTACTTTCTGGGGCACCATCGCGCGGGCTTGACCAAAATGAAAAGCATGCTCTCGTCAATAGATTATGTTATCGAATGTCGCGATTACCGTGCGCCCATCACTTCAATCAATCCCATGTTTGAAGAAGCCTTGGGCAACAAGCGACGCCTGGTTGTCTATACCAAGCGAGATCTTGGCAGCTTGCCTAAGTCGTCTGCACGGAATCAG ATTGAGCAAAAACTCCAGAGGTTCGATACGACCTCCGCCACCTTCTTTGTCAGCTCGTCTTCCCGTCCGGACGTCAGCAACATCCTCAAACATCTCCGGGACGATGCTGAAGGCCCCGATAAACTCGTCGGGTGTCGTGTCCTGGTGGTTGGAATGCCAAATGTTGGCAAGTCGACGCTTATCAACAACCTGCGAAACCAAGGTGTgggcaaggccaaggctgtGAGAACTGGCGGGCAACCGGGTATCACTCGCAAGATCGCTACTCCGGTCAAGATCATCGAGCGAGAGCATGGGTCGCATGTTTATGTCGTCGACACGCCAGGTGTGTTCATGCCTTATGTGCCGGACGCGGAGAACATGCTCAAACTCGCGCTCTGTAACTGTGTCAAGGATTCTGTGATATCGCCAATCACACTTGTGGACTACTTGTTATATCAGATCAACCTGCATGATGCGCAGGCCTACAAACGGTGGTCTGAACCGACGAACGAGGTGGTGCCGCTGCTTGATACGTTTGCGCGCCAGACGGGACTTCTGGGGAAGGGCGGCGCTCCCATCCTGGATTCGGCGGGCATGCATTTTATTCAAAAGTGGCGCGCGGGCGAGCTGGGCCGATTCATCTTTGATGATCtagaggcagagaagcggcGTCTGGAGGACCCCTCACAGCCAGTCCGTCTCAGCATGACCCAGGCACTGAAGGCTGGACGAGGATCCCGCAAGAATGGCTCCAATACGGATGCAAATGATACCCCTTGA
- a CDS encoding uncharacterized protein (ID:PFLUO_006351-T1.cds;~source:funannotate) has translation MARNSEKAQSMLFRFRAQQAADMGIIDISRTRRPKAIQSVDNVSMCERWRGQVLREVSRKVSRIQEQSLSDYQIRDLNDEINKLMREKWAWEMQIRNLGGPNYMRGTGRVYDDEGREIPGGGKGYRYFGRARELPGVKEMFEAAVRGKRPPEEEDTAPGRGGDIATKKVDANYFGYGLDEEDGTLLLYERQKEKEAVEHLRGQGDDDVEDGWESLPGDAGDGVEWRLPTLEEVQEELVDRRRRRLLDKIT, from the exons ATG GCTCGCAACAGTGAAAAAGCGCAGTCCATGCTGTTCCGCTTCCGGGCGCAACAAGCAGCGGACATGGGCATCATCGACATCAGTCGCACCCGGCGCCCGAAAGCCATCCAGTCGGTCGACAACGTCAGCATGTGCGAGCGATGGCGCGGGCAGGTCCTCCGCGAAGTGTCCCGCAAGGTATCGCGCATCCAAGAGCAGAGCCTGAGCGACTACCAGATCCGCGACCTCAACGAcgagatcaacaagctcaTGCGCGAGAAATGGGCGTGGGAGATGCAGATCCGGAATCTGGGCGGGCCGAACTACATGCGCGGAACGGGTCGGGTGTACGATGACGAGGGGCGTGAGATCCCGGGTGGCGGCAAGGGTTATCGATACTTTGGTCGGGCGAGGGAGCTGCCTGGTGTTAAGGAAATGTTTGAGGCTGCTGTTCGGGGCAAACGGCcgccggaggaagaggataCGGCGCCCGGAAGGGGTGGTGATATTGCGACGAAGAAGGTCGATGCGAATTACTTTGGATATGGactggatgaggaggatgggaCCCTGTTGCTGTACGAGAggcagaaggagaaggaggctgtGGAGCACCTGCGTGGtcagggtgatgatgatgtcgaggatggatgggagtCATTACCCGGTGACGCTGGTGATGGGGTGGAATGGCGGCTTCCCACGCTCGAGGAAGTGCAAGAAGAGCTTGTGGATCGGAGGCGACGACGACTGCTGGACAAGATCACTTGA